Proteins encoded together in one Erinaceus europaeus chromosome 11, mEriEur2.1, whole genome shotgun sequence window:
- the LOC103124103 gene encoding phospholipase A2, membrane associated-like, with translation MKVLLLAAISAFGLLGTDGAWWNLDKMIKKTTGKEAGPSYSDYGCNCGFRRKGAPVDTIDWCCAEHNCCYNRLENIGCQTRFSNYNIRFYWKTVNCASQNFCQAQVCECDKIMAFCFAINRKSYNTNYQYYNNRKCRGAPPKC, from the exons ATGAAGGTCTTGCTGTTGGCAGCGATCTCGGCCTTTG GTCTGCTGGGGACTGATGGGGCTTGGTGGAACTTGGATAAAATGATCAAGAAGACAACTGGAAAGGAAGCTGGTCCTTCTTATAGTGACTATGGCTGCAACTGTGGCTTCAGACGAAAAGGAGCCCCCGTGGATACAATAGACTG GTGCTGTGCTGAGCATAACTGTTGCTATAATCGTCTGGAGAATATTGGATGCCAGACCAGATTTTCAAACTACAACATTCGCTTTTATTGGAAAACTGTCAACTGTG CAAGTCAAAACTTCTGTCAAGCTCAAGTTTGTGAATGTGATAAAATTATGGCCTTCTGCTTTGCAATAAATAGGAAATCTTACAATACGAACTATCAATACTATAACAACAGGAAGTGCCGTGGAGCACCCCCAAAGTGCTGA